In Anopheles gambiae chromosome 2, idAnoGambNW_F1_1, whole genome shotgun sequence, a single window of DNA contains:
- the LOC1274929 gene encoding uncharacterized protein LOC1274929 produces MGRKINLERPKKGPGRKARKQPEPEFQFKKGEDEDSNKKLSRHQIQRLKKREMLKQKQKEEKKTKKATKNAAKVAAVPNTFDPAEIFNIEKSRQKYQQLGQKSKTPQPVATNGHQNGSAKKGRNLFDSDNEMDEDEQKAATGKKVQVKKSQMKKFLQRAESEDESDSEEEEMDSDVEEEEDEEAESVEGEEDDYEDEDVGEELDDEEEDDEMGAEEDYEDDDEDDEDEDEDEDDDDEDDEDGDMLPIEAANKKLKKRMEREQKEADAEMAEAAVNRERFAFPTEEELAQTTSLQDVNMRIKDVVGVLSDFAANRDPNRSRCEYIDLLRRDLCLYYSYNDFFMGLLMEIFSPNELLEFLEASEIQRPVTIRTNSLKTRRRDLAQALINRGINLDPIGKWSKEGLVVYTSQVPLGATPEYLAGHYMLQGGSSMLPVMALAPEENERILDMCAAPGGKSSHIAALMKNTGVLFVNDANKERLHAVLGNFHRLGIQNAVITCMDGVKYGNIMKGFDRVLLDAPCTGSGVISKDPSVKATKNEIDVQRCFNLQRRLLLTAIDCLSASSPTGGYLVYSTCSILPQENEWVIDFALKRRNVRLVPTGLDFGVEGMTSFGAHRFHPTMKLTRRFYPHTHNLDGFFVAKLQKFSDAIPKSVDGEPEAEDEVEEEPEEEMKLPKKIDKRDWYYQDIIDERKAQREDKNKNHVVTVFQKPANVKKGPKKPKQPQPSAGEREQKPQKPASEEPKQPATNGTSSSSKQRQPAPKSNTEQREAEEALRLKKKLKQVQTKNGKAGPGGKKNGEKKKVVQGVKKGAFKSKVGKMRTAK; encoded by the exons ATGGGCCGTAAAATAAATCTCGAGAGACCGAAAAAGGGACCTGGCCGAAAGGCCCGGAAACAGCCAGAACCAGAGTTTCAGTTCAAAAAGGGCGAAG ATGAGGATTCCAACAAGAAGCTGTCCCGCCATCAAATCCAGCGGCTCAAGAAGCGCGAAATGCTAAAGCAAAAGCAgaaggaagagaagaagacgaaaaaaGCGACAAAGAACGCGGCGAAAGTAGCCGCCGTCCCGAACACGTTCGATCCGGCGGAGATTTTCAACATTGAAAAAAGCCGACAGAAGTACCAGCAACTGGGCCAAAAGAGCAAAACACCACAGCCCGTCGCAACCAATGGCCATCAGAATGGCAGCGCGAAGAAGGGTCGCAACTTGTTCGATAGCGATAATGAAATGGATGAGGATGAGCAAAAGGCAGCCACCGGCAAGAAGGTACAGGTGAAGAAAAGCCAAATGAAGAAGTTTCTTCAACGGGCGGAATCGGAAGATGAGAGCGATTCGGAGGAAGAGGAGATGGACAGCGATgtagaagaggaagaggatgaGGAGGCGGAGAGCGTCGAGGGCGAGGAAGATGATTACGAAGATGAGGATGTTGGCGAGGAGCTGGACGACGAAGAGGAGGACGATGAGATGGGCGCAGAAGAAGATTATGAGgacgatgatgaggatgatgaagatgaagatgaagatgaagatgacgatgatgaagaCGATGAGGATGGCGATATGCTGCCGATTGAGGCGGCCAACAAGAAGCTGAAGAAACGGATGGAGCGGGAGCAGAAGGAAGCTGACGCCGAAATGGCCGAAGCCGCGGTTAACCGCGAACGCTTTGCCTTCCCGACCGAGGAAGAGCTGGCGCAAACGACCAGCCTACAGGACGTGAACATGCGTATCAAGGACGTGGTGGGCGTACTGTCGGACTTTGCGGCGAATCGCGATCCGAATCGCTCCCGCTGCGAGTACATCGACTTGCTGCGAAGGGATCTCTGTCTGTACTACTCGTACAACGACTTTTTCATGGGCCTGCTGATGGAAATCTTCTCGCCAAACGAGCTGCTGGAGTTTCTCGAAGCGTCGGAAATTCAACGCCCCGTGACGATCCGCACGAACAGTCTGAAGACTCGGCGTCGTGATTTAGCCCAGGCGCTGATCAATCGCGGCATCAATCTGGACCCGATCGGGAAGTGGTCGAAGGAGGGCTTGGTGGTGTACACGTCGCAAGTGCCACTGGGAGCCACGCCGGAGTATCTTGCCGGCCACTATATGCTGCAAGGTGGCTCCAGTATGCTGCCCGTAATGGCCCTGGCGCCGGAGGAAAACGAACGCATTCTCGATATGTGCGCCGCGCCGGGCGGCAAGAGCTCCCACATTGCCGCGCTGATGAAGAACACGGGCGTGCTGTTTGTGAACGATGCAAACAAGGAGCGGCTGCACGCGGTGTTGGGCAACTTCCATCGGCTCGGCATACAGAACGCAGTCATCACCTGTATGGACGGTGTCAAGTACGGCAACATCATGAAGGGCTTCGACCGCGTGCTGCTCGATGCGCCCTGCACCGGCTCGGGCGTCATCTCGAAGGACCCGAGCGTGAAGGCCACGAAGAACGAGATCGATGTGCAACGGTGCTTTAACTTGCAGCGGCGTCTGCTGCTGACCGCGATCGATTGTCTGTCGGCCAGCTCGCCGACCGGCGGCTACCTGGTGTACTCCACCTGCTCCATCCTGCCGCAGGAAAACGAATGGGTGATTGATTTCGCACTGAAACGGCGCAACGTGCGCCTGGTGCCGACGGGGCTCGACTTCGGTGTCGAGGGCATGACCAGCTTCGGGGCGCACCGGTTTCATCCGACGATGAAGCTAACGCGTCGCTTCTATCCCCACACCCACAATCTGGACGGGTTCTTCGTGGCGAAGCTGCAGAAATTCTCCGACGCCATACCGAAGAGCGTGGACGGTGAGCCGGAGGCGGAGGATGAGGTGGAGGAAGAGCCGGAGGAGGAAATGAAGCTGCCGAAGAAGATCGACAAGCGCGACTGGTACTACCAGGACATTATCGACGAGCGCAAGGCACAGCGGGAGGACAAAAACAAGAACCACGTCGTGACGGTGTTCCAGAAGCCAGCGAACGTTAAGAAGGGACCGAAAAAGCCCAAACAACCACAGCCGAGTGCTGGGGAAAGGGAGCAAAAGCCACAAAAGCCGGCAAGCGAGGAGCCGAAGCAGCCAGCAACGaacggcaccagcagcagcagcaagcagcgtCAACCGGCACCGAAAAGCAACACCGAACAACGGGAAGCGGAAGAGGCGTTGCGTTTGAAGAAGAAGCTCAAACAGGTGCAGACTAAGAATGGCAAAGCTGGCCCAGGGGGTAAGAAGAATGgcgagaagaagaaggtgGTGCAGGGGGTGAAAAAGGGCGCGTTTAAAAGTAAGGTGGGGAAAATGAGAACGGCTAAGTAG
- the LOC1274931 gene encoding plasma membrane ascorbate-dependent reductase CYBRD1 isoform X1, with protein MDGSSVSPLPCEAPLAMMESEKTPPRSPSQHDMPPPPDEKRYDDDDDRVWNCGAWFEYILVVVVSSILLIAASVLTIFWTIYYRKGFNMDDPKLQFNLHPVLMIGGYITLSGFSILLYRICRCCSHLIVKLCHTFFHACSIPCIVIGFMAVWDSHNQQQIPNFYSLHSWLGMITMGLFALQFVLGFFSFLILLCCENATYKFRSTMVPIHASFGVATFMLAIATAVTGLTQKAHFELGENYSQTVEEGIIMNSIGVILTGLGIIIPFAVRRSNSPANCKVYVTERI; from the exons ATGGACGGATCCTCGGTGAGCCCCCTGCCCTGTGAGGCTCCGCTAGCGATGATGGAGAGCGAGAAAACGCCACCGAGAAGTCCGAGCCAGCACGAtatgccaccgccgccggacGAAAA GCGatacgacgacgatgacgatcgcGTCTGGAACTGTGGCGCATGGTTCGAGTACATACTGGTCGTGGTCGTCTCCTCGATCCTGCTGATCGCCGCCTCGGTGCTGACCATCTTCTGGACGATCTACTACCGGAAGGGCTTCAACATGGACGACCCGAAGCTGCAGTTCAACCTGCACCCGGTGCTCATGATCGGTGGCTACATTACGCTGTCCGGATTCT CCATCCTGCTGTACCGAATCTGTCGCTGCTGTTCGCACCTGATCGTCAAGCTGTGCCATACCTTCTTCcacgcctgctcgatcccgtGCATAGTGATTGGCTTCATGGCCGTCTGGGATTCGCACAACCAGCAGCAGATTCCGAACTTCTACTCGCTGCACTCCTGGCTGGGCATGATCACGATGGGACTGTTTGCGCTGCAGTTTGTGCTGGGCTTCTTCAG CTTCCTGATTCTGCTGTGCTGCGAGAACGCAACTTACAAGTTCCGCTCCACCATGGTTCCGATTCATGCCAGCTTCGGTGTGGCCACGTTCATGCTGGCCATCGCTACCGCCGTCACCGGTCTGACCCAGAAGGCTCACTTTGAGCTTGG TGAAAACTACTCACAAACCGTGGAGGAGGGCATCATTATGAACTCGATCGGAGTCATCCTGACCGGGCTGGGCATCATCATTCCGTTCGCGGTACGACGCTCCAACTCGCCGGCCAACTGCAAGGTGTACGTCACCGAGCGTATCTAA
- the LOC1274931 gene encoding plasma membrane ascorbate-dependent reductase CYBRD1 isoform X2, with the protein MPRNSTTTGGRYDDDDDRVWNCGAWFEYILVVVVSSILLIAASVLTIFWTIYYRKGFNMDDPKLQFNLHPVLMIGGYITLSGFSILLYRICRCCSHLIVKLCHTFFHACSIPCIVIGFMAVWDSHNQQQIPNFYSLHSWLGMITMGLFALQFVLGFFSFLILLCCENATYKFRSTMVPIHASFGVATFMLAIATAVTGLTQKAHFELGENYSQTVEEGIIMNSIGVILTGLGIIIPFAVRRSNSPANCKVYVTERI; encoded by the exons ATGCCGCGaaattccaccaccaccggagg GCGatacgacgacgatgacgatcgcGTCTGGAACTGTGGCGCATGGTTCGAGTACATACTGGTCGTGGTCGTCTCCTCGATCCTGCTGATCGCCGCCTCGGTGCTGACCATCTTCTGGACGATCTACTACCGGAAGGGCTTCAACATGGACGACCCGAAGCTGCAGTTCAACCTGCACCCGGTGCTCATGATCGGTGGCTACATTACGCTGTCCGGATTCT CCATCCTGCTGTACCGAATCTGTCGCTGCTGTTCGCACCTGATCGTCAAGCTGTGCCATACCTTCTTCcacgcctgctcgatcccgtGCATAGTGATTGGCTTCATGGCCGTCTGGGATTCGCACAACCAGCAGCAGATTCCGAACTTCTACTCGCTGCACTCCTGGCTGGGCATGATCACGATGGGACTGTTTGCGCTGCAGTTTGTGCTGGGCTTCTTCAG CTTCCTGATTCTGCTGTGCTGCGAGAACGCAACTTACAAGTTCCGCTCCACCATGGTTCCGATTCATGCCAGCTTCGGTGTGGCCACGTTCATGCTGGCCATCGCTACCGCCGTCACCGGTCTGACCCAGAAGGCTCACTTTGAGCTTGG TGAAAACTACTCACAAACCGTGGAGGAGGGCATCATTATGAACTCGATCGGAGTCATCCTGACCGGGCTGGGCATCATCATTCCGTTCGCGGTACGACGCTCCAACTCGCCGGCCAACTGCAAGGTGTACGTCACCGAGCGTATCTAA